In the Heliangelus exortis chromosome W unlocalized genomic scaffold, bHelExo1.hap1 SUPER_W_unloc_1, whole genome shotgun sequence genome, one interval contains:
- the LOC139790512 gene encoding zinc finger protein 3-like, whose amino-acid sequence MSHTCPDCGKGFSKRWNFIQHQRIHTGEKPFKCSECGKEFTQSSNLSQHHRIHTGEKPYKCLECGKEFAQSSALSRHHHIHTGEKLYPCTQCGKAFSNSTSWINHQHVHTEEKPYTCPQCGKGFTASWGLTQHLQIHRGERPYKCPDCGKSFSRSSDLIRHRLIHTGEKPYLCPHCSKSFRQSSHLLRHQQLHRGERP is encoded by the coding sequence ATGTCCCACACCTGCCCTGACTGCGGGAAAGGTTTTAGCAAGAGATGGAATTTTATCCAGCACCAGCGGATCCATACAGGTGAGAAACCCTTTAAATGTTctgagtgtgggaaggagtttacCCAGAGCTCAAATTTATCACAGCATCACCGCATCCACACAGGAGAGAAACCCtataagtgtctggagtgtgggaaggagtttgcCCAGAGTTCTGCATTATCACGGCATCACCACATCCACACGGGAGAGAAGCTGTATCCCTGCACTCAGTGTGGGAAAGCCTTCAGCAACAGCACCTCTTGGATTAATCACCAACATGTCCACACTGAGGAAAAACCCTACACGTGTCCCCAGTGTGGGAAGGGCTTCACAGCCAGCTGGGGTCTCACCCAACACCTACAGATCCATAGGGGTGAACGTCCCTACAAGTGTCCCGACTGTGGGAAGAGCTTTTCCAGGAGCTCTGATCTCATCAGGCATCGTCTCATCCACACAGGAGAGAAACCCTACTTGTGTCCCCACTGCTCCAAGAGCTTCAGGCAAAGCTCCCACTTGTTGAGACATCAGCAACTCCATAGGGGTGAACGACCCTAA